In Georgenia soli, a genomic segment contains:
- a CDS encoding SDR family NAD(P)-dependent oxidoreductase, protein MGNLSGKVSIITGAGSGIGRQTALTFAQNGAKVVVAEVNEANGQETVQQIEDAGGEATFFKVDVSKYDEVEAMVDFAVREYGTLDVLFNNAGVSHVANVLDEDIEDYHKLISVDQHGVFYGIKAGADKMKELGVRGVIVNTASTFAFLAYPSNITYNMAKAAVVQATKTAAADLAPHGIRVVGVAPATINTDILKEYPAEALEAIKVKHMRNDVIEPERVADVVAFLASDAADAINGSVIPVDDGYLSFK, encoded by the coding sequence GTGGGTAATCTTTCAGGCAAGGTGTCGATCATCACGGGCGCAGGCTCGGGCATCGGTCGCCAGACAGCACTGACTTTCGCTCAGAACGGGGCCAAGGTTGTCGTCGCCGAAGTCAACGAGGCCAACGGCCAGGAGACGGTCCAGCAGATCGAGGACGCGGGTGGTGAGGCCACCTTCTTCAAGGTCGACGTCTCCAAGTACGACGAAGTTGAGGCGATGGTCGATTTTGCCGTCCGAGAGTACGGCACCCTCGACGTGCTCTTCAATAATGCCGGCGTTTCTCACGTGGCAAATGTTCTCGACGAGGACATCGAGGACTACCACAAGTTGATCAGCGTGGACCAGCACGGTGTTTTCTACGGAATCAAGGCCGGTGCCGACAAGATGAAGGAACTCGGCGTGCGGGGCGTCATCGTCAACACGGCCAGCACCTTCGCGTTCCTTGCCTACCCCAGCAACATCACCTACAACATGGCGAAGGCAGCGGTGGTGCAGGCGACGAAGACGGCAGCAGCCGACCTCGCCCCGCACGGCATCCGGGTCGTGGGCGTCGCGCCTGCCACTATCAACACCGACATCCTCAAGGAGTACCCGGCGGAGGCGCTTGAGGCGATCAAGGTGAAGCACATGAGGAACGACGTGATCGAGCCCGAGCGTGTCGCCGACGTTGTCGCGTTCCTCGCTTCTGACGCAGCTGACGCCATCAATGGGTCGGTGATCCCCGTGGACGACGGCTACCTGAGCTTCAAGTAG